A section of the Quatrionicoccus australiensis genome encodes:
- the ybaL gene encoding YbaL family putative K(+) efflux transporter, with protein sequence MEHDISLITTLAAGFGVALILGFIAERIKLPALVGYLVAGIIIGPATPGFVADIHTASQLAEVGVMLLMFGVGLHFSLDDLLAVKRIALPGAVVQMSLATLLGMGIAWGWGWSLGAGLIFGLSLSCASTVVLLKALEARGILDSMNGRIAVGWLVVEDLATVLILVLLPPLAGVLGGDAGSGDGAPLWQTIGQTLLQVSAFIALMLIVGRRVLPWLLWQVARTGSRELFTLAVIAVAIGIAYGASALFHVSFALGAFFAGMVMRESEFSHRAAEESLPLRDAFSVLFFVSVGMLFVPNILVEQPLQVLAVVAIIVIGKSLAAMALVLLFRYPLNTALTVAASLAQIGEFSFILAALGISLKLMPAEGMSLILAGALISIALNPLVFAVVKPLGRSALARRLEGRDDPYAELPMSTERKFLEGQVVLIGFGRVGKRIAARLDERGIPYVIVEQNREQVESLRQQGYAAVSGNAAEPGVLIQAHIAHAAMLVVAVPDTLNIRQMADTARSLNPAIEIVLRTHSEEESRLLRTENLGTVFFGEEELARGMSQHVLQRFAPAAGRD encoded by the coding sequence ATGGAACACGATATTTCCCTGATCACTACCCTCGCTGCCGGTTTCGGCGTCGCGCTGATCCTCGGCTTTATCGCCGAACGCATCAAGCTGCCGGCCCTGGTCGGCTACCTCGTCGCCGGCATCATCATCGGCCCGGCCACACCGGGCTTCGTTGCCGATATCCACACCGCCTCGCAACTCGCCGAAGTCGGCGTGATGCTGCTGATGTTCGGCGTCGGCCTGCATTTCTCGCTCGACGACCTGCTCGCCGTGAAGCGCATCGCGTTGCCCGGCGCTGTCGTCCAGATGAGCCTGGCGACGCTGCTCGGCATGGGCATCGCCTGGGGCTGGGGCTGGAGCCTTGGCGCCGGGCTGATCTTCGGCCTGTCGCTGTCCTGCGCCAGCACCGTCGTCCTGCTCAAGGCACTCGAAGCGCGCGGCATCCTTGATTCGATGAACGGCCGTATCGCGGTCGGCTGGCTGGTCGTCGAAGACCTCGCCACCGTGCTCATCCTCGTCCTGCTGCCGCCACTCGCCGGCGTGCTCGGCGGCGATGCCGGCTCCGGCGACGGCGCGCCGCTCTGGCAGACCATCGGCCAGACCCTGCTCCAGGTTTCCGCCTTCATCGCCCTGATGCTGATCGTCGGCCGCCGTGTGTTGCCCTGGCTGCTCTGGCAGGTGGCGCGCACCGGTTCGCGCGAACTGTTCACGCTGGCGGTGATCGCCGTCGCGATCGGCATCGCCTACGGCGCCTCGGCGCTCTTTCACGTTTCCTTCGCGCTCGGCGCCTTCTTCGCCGGCATGGTCATGCGCGAGTCGGAATTCAGCCACCGTGCGGCCGAGGAATCGCTGCCGCTGCGCGATGCCTTCTCGGTGCTCTTCTTCGTGTCGGTCGGCATGCTTTTCGTGCCGAACATCCTGGTCGAACAACCGCTGCAGGTGCTGGCTGTCGTCGCCATCATCGTCATCGGCAAGTCGCTGGCCGCGATGGCGCTGGTCCTGCTCTTCCGCTACCCGCTCAACACGGCGCTGACGGTGGCCGCGAGCCTGGCGCAGATCGGCGAATTTTCTTTCATCCTGGCCGCGCTGGGCATTTCGCTGAAATTGATGCCGGCCGAAGGCATGAGCCTGATCCTGGCCGGGGCGCTGATTTCAATCGCGCTGAATCCGCTCGTCTTTGCCGTCGTCAAGCCGCTCGGCCGCTCGGCACTGGCTCGCCGCCTGGAAGGGCGCGACGATCCCTACGCCGAACTGCCGATGAGCACCGAACGCAAGTTCCTCGAAGGCCAGGTCGTGCTGATCGGCTTCGGCCGCGTCGGCAAGCGCATCGCCGCCCGCCTCGACGAACGCGGCATTCCCTATGTCATCGTCGAGCAGAACCGCGAGCAGGTCGAAAGCCTGCGCCAGCAGGGTTACGCCGCGGTTTCCGGCAATGCCGCCGAACCGGGCGTGCTGATCCAGGCGCATATCGCGCATGCCGCGATGCTGGTCGTCGCCGTGCCGGATACACTCAACATCCGGCAGATGGCAGACACCGCGCGCAGCCTGAATCCGGCCATCGAGATCGTGCTGCGCACGCACAGCGAAGAGGAGTCGCGCCTGCTGCGCACGGAAAACCTGGGCACCGTGTTTTTCGGCGAGGAAGAACTGGCGCGCGGCATGAGCCAGCACGTCCTGCAGCGCTTTGCGCCGGCCGCCGGGCGCGACTGA
- a CDS encoding LemA family protein — MKLRLLALLSVIVSLLSGCGYNQIQINDEAVTASWSEVLNQYKRRADLVPNLVAVVQGYAAHEKEVLTRVTEARASIGGIQATPELINDEAAFAKFQKAQGELTSALSRLLVVAENYPQLKADTVFRELTPQLEGTENRITVARNRYIKAVQDYNISVRTFPNNLTAMAMGWKAKANFTVEDEKAISDAPKIDFNAPKAAK; from the coding sequence ATGAAGCTACGCCTGCTCGCCCTGCTTTCCGTCATCGTCTCGCTGCTCTCCGGCTGCGGCTACAACCAGATCCAGATCAACGACGAGGCGGTTACCGCCAGTTGGTCCGAGGTGCTCAACCAGTACAAGCGGCGCGCCGACCTGGTGCCCAATCTGGTCGCTGTTGTTCAGGGCTATGCCGCCCACGAAAAGGAAGTGCTCACCCGTGTCACCGAAGCACGCGCCAGTATCGGCGGCATCCAGGCAACGCCCGAGTTGATCAATGACGAAGCTGCCTTCGCCAAGTTCCAGAAGGCGCAGGGTGAACTGACGAGTGCCTTGTCACGCTTGCTGGTTGTCGCCGAAAACTATCCGCAATTGAAGGCTGATACGGTATTTCGCGAATTGACGCCACAACTCGAAGGCACCGAAAACCGCATCACCGTCGCCCGCAACCGCTACATCAAGGCAGTGCAGGACTACAACATTTCGGTGCGCACCTTCCCCAACAACCTGACCGCCATGGCGATGGGCTGGAAGGCCAAGGCCAACTTCACGGTCGAGGATGAAAAAGCGATCAGCGACGCGCCGAAGATCGATTTCAACGCGCCGAAGGCGGCCAAGTAA
- a CDS encoding septal ring lytic transglycosylase RlpA family protein has protein sequence MGGLLLLNVSLADAATSKNPSVKKVEVSARASARQAGKKPARSVVRGTRTLGRNNLKQRAESNAAPEVLTAEMKDDAATGLHGAASFYAYGFHGRRTATGEIFKVKDFTAASNHFPLGTMVAVRRLDSNLCAIVKVNDRMHAKHRKRIIDVSRGVAEYLDMIRAGVVLVRVAALRPDWREQGLGACQAAFEPVSECPSCAQPPRLPDFAGEPRE, from the coding sequence GTGGGCGGCCTGCTTCTGCTGAATGTCTCGTTGGCCGACGCGGCGACGAGCAAGAATCCATCTGTCAAAAAGGTCGAGGTTTCGGCCCGTGCTTCCGCCCGGCAGGCCGGAAAAAAGCCGGCCCGCAGCGTGGTACGCGGCACGCGTACGCTGGGACGCAATAACCTCAAACAGCGCGCTGAGAGCAATGCCGCACCGGAAGTGCTGACTGCGGAAATGAAGGACGATGCGGCGACCGGCCTGCATGGCGCAGCCAGTTTCTATGCCTACGGTTTCCATGGCCGCCGCACGGCGACCGGCGAGATTTTCAAGGTCAAGGATTTCACGGCGGCGAGCAATCACTTTCCGCTCGGCACCATGGTTGCCGTACGCCGTCTGGACAGCAACCTGTGTGCCATCGTCAAGGTCAATGACCGCATGCATGCCAAGCATCGCAAGCGCATCATCGATGTCTCGCGCGGTGTCGCCGAATATCTCGACATGATCCGCGCCGGGGTCGTGCTAGTGCGTGTTGCCGCTCTGCGACCTGATTGGCGCGAGCAGGGGCTGGGTGCCTGTCAGGCGGCGTTCGAGCCGGTGAGCGAATGCCCGTCCTGCGCTCAGCCGCCGCGTCTGCCGGATTTTGCCGGCGAGCCGCGCGAGTAG
- a CDS encoding sensor histidine kinase, whose amino-acid sequence MKQIHELVVQSFADPATRPAALARYLEAAADAAPVAPALLEAALVDALTACQVIQADSARQAAERLDAEEHTENLLQLLGTILESSDEGILALDTEDRIIRFNSRLVSLFAIPDEVIAFWRHEEVMAALLAQLADPAAFSRSLAQLCQSPEADWRETLECVDGRVIEWRSQPQPAVWAGVKRVISFLDVTERFRSETNRRLLEHKLDETRERLLQAEKLAAIFQLSAGLAHEISNPIGFIQSNLEAMGRYVHTMLGLLEIYAQAEHDLPPEGARMAALGAAKKAADLEFLRDDVVDLLDESLRGTRRLATMVGSLRVLAHAQGSAMQTVGLVGLLDAALAAADAAAGGRVRIRRSVEDALQVECRPSELGEALKNLLHNARDAIAGEGEINIGAGTDERQVWLEIADTGCGIAGENLSRIFEPFFTTKPPGAGMGLGLSVAYAIVAMHGGTITATSEAGRGSTFRICLPRHQAAAPTP is encoded by the coding sequence ATGAAGCAGATCCATGAATTGGTCGTTCAGTCCTTTGCCGATCCGGCGACCCGGCCGGCAGCGCTGGCGCGTTACCTGGAAGCGGCAGCGGATGCGGCGCCGGTTGCGCCGGCGCTGCTCGAAGCGGCCCTGGTCGACGCGCTCACCGCCTGTCAGGTCATCCAGGCCGACAGCGCCCGTCAGGCAGCGGAACGCCTGGATGCCGAGGAACATACCGAGAACCTGCTGCAACTGCTCGGCACCATCCTCGAATCGTCCGACGAAGGTATCCTGGCGCTCGATACCGAAGATCGCATCATTCGTTTCAACAGCCGGCTGGTCAGCCTGTTCGCGATTCCCGACGAGGTCATCGCTTTCTGGCGGCACGAAGAGGTGATGGCGGCACTGCTCGCGCAACTGGCCGATCCGGCGGCATTCAGTCGCAGTCTGGCGCAGCTCTGCCAGTCGCCCGAGGCCGACTGGCGCGAGACCCTGGAATGCGTGGACGGGCGCGTCATCGAGTGGCGCTCGCAGCCGCAGCCGGCGGTCTGGGCCGGCGTCAAGCGGGTGATCAGCTTTCTCGACGTGACTGAGCGCTTCCGCTCGGAAACCAACCGCCGCCTGCTTGAGCACAAGCTCGACGAAACGCGCGAACGCCTGCTGCAGGCCGAGAAACTGGCTGCGATTTTCCAGCTTTCGGCCGGCCTGGCGCATGAAATCAGCAATCCGATCGGCTTCATCCAGTCCAACCTGGAAGCGATGGGGCGCTACGTGCATACCATGCTTGGCCTGCTCGAAATCTACGCGCAGGCCGAGCATGATTTGCCGCCCGAGGGGGCCCGGATGGCGGCACTCGGTGCGGCCAAAAAGGCAGCCGACCTCGAGTTTCTGCGTGACGATGTCGTCGATCTGCTCGACGAATCGCTGCGCGGTACCCGTCGCCTCGCCACCATGGTCGGCAGCCTGCGTGTGCTGGCGCATGCCCAGGGCAGTGCGATGCAGACGGTCGGCCTGGTCGGGCTGCTCGACGCCGCGCTGGCGGCAGCCGATGCGGCGGCGGGCGGGCGCGTCCGGATTCGGCGCAGTGTCGAGGATGCCCTGCAGGTCGAGTGTCGTCCGTCGGAACTGGGCGAGGCGCTCAAGAACCTGCTGCACAACGCGCGCGATGCGATTGCCGGCGAGGGCGAAATCAATATTGGCGCCGGTACCGACGAACGCCAGGTCTGGCTCGAGATTGCCGATACCGGTTGCGGGATTGCTGGCGAAAACCTGAGCCGCATCTTCGAGCCCTTCTTCACCACCAAGCCGCCCGGAGCCGGCATGGGGCTCGGTCTGTCGGTTGCCTATGCGATTGTTGCCATGCATGGCGGGACGATTACGGCGACGAGCGAGGCGGGGCGGGGCAGCACTTTCCGGATCTGCCTGCCGCGACATCAGGCAGCAGCGCCGACGCCCTGA
- a CDS encoding TPM domain-containing protein, producing MNFARLFKHLLAPPWLAARRFNARLVAEIGAAVELAEAGQRGELRFVVEGPLPWADLRRGRTARQRAADLFARLGVWDTAENSGVLIYVQLVDRQVEILADRGIAAKVAQAEWDAICRCMEAAFRSGDYRAGALAAIARAGQLLAEHFPVDSENPNELPDRPLLL from the coding sequence ATGAATTTCGCGCGTCTGTTCAAGCATCTGCTGGCGCCGCCCTGGCTGGCGGCTCGCCGCTTCAATGCCAGGCTGGTGGCCGAGATCGGCGCGGCCGTCGAGCTTGCCGAAGCCGGTCAGCGCGGCGAACTGCGTTTCGTCGTCGAAGGGCCGCTGCCCTGGGCCGACCTGCGCCGCGGGCGCACTGCCCGGCAACGCGCCGCCGACCTGTTCGCGCGGCTTGGCGTCTGGGATACGGCAGAGAACAGCGGCGTGCTCATTTATGTCCAGCTGGTCGACCGCCAGGTCGAGATCCTCGCCGATCGCGGCATTGCCGCCAAGGTCGCGCAGGCCGAGTGGGATGCCATCTGCCGGTGCATGGAAGCGGCGTTCCGGAGCGGCGACTACCGTGCCGGCGCGCTCGCCGCGATTGCCCGTGCCGGCCAGTTGCTGGCCGAGCATTTTCCGGTCGACAGTGAAAATCCCAACGAATTGCCGGATCGCCCGCTGCTGCTCTGA
- a CDS encoding response regulator, which produces MSTGLRLFVVDDDPVLTEIFMATLEDDFQLETFASAEACLARLSEQKPDIFLLDVSLPGIDGCQLCRQLKDDWDTQDIPVLFVSGSDDIEARLLCYDAGGEDFISKPFDPNELLRKLRIAAQLINSRRQLHEQAGYAQRTAMSAMVSMGELGVVLQFLSKSFACESAAELAEAMLESMHQYDLQGAVQVRLGGEVFSLSENGRDLPLETSVLNHVSQAGRIFQFKSRCVFNYGRVTLMVNNMPLDDADRCGRIRDNGALLAEGADARLKAIEAELSAQRRRSGIEAALPRVHATLDAVQGNYRRNCYELTQVMIEFQEALMKSYVHLGLTEGQEEQMTAMAGDFMQRMVGTQDASLVIVGQLEELAHSLEGLVKA; this is translated from the coding sequence ATGAGCACAGGCTTGCGGCTATTTGTCGTCGATGACGATCCGGTACTGACCGAAATCTTCATGGCGACCCTTGAGGATGATTTCCAGCTTGAAACCTTTGCCTCGGCGGAGGCCTGTCTCGCCCGCCTGAGCGAGCAGAAGCCCGACATTTTCCTGCTCGACGTTTCGTTGCCCGGCATCGACGGTTGCCAACTCTGCCGGCAGTTGAAGGATGACTGGGATACGCAGGACATCCCGGTGCTGTTCGTTTCCGGCAGCGACGATATCGAGGCGCGCCTGCTTTGTTACGACGCCGGCGGCGAGGATTTCATCAGCAAGCCGTTCGATCCGAACGAGTTGTTGCGCAAGCTGCGCATCGCAGCCCAGTTGATCAACAGCCGGCGGCAGTTGCACGAACAGGCCGGCTACGCCCAGCGCACGGCGATGTCGGCGATGGTCAGCATGGGCGAGCTGGGGGTCGTGCTGCAGTTTTTGAGCAAGTCGTTTGCCTGCGAGAGCGCTGCGGAACTGGCCGAGGCGATGCTCGAATCGATGCATCAGTACGATCTGCAGGGGGCCGTGCAGGTGCGGCTGGGCGGCGAGGTGTTCTCGCTCAGCGAAAACGGCCGCGATCTGCCGCTCGAAACTTCGGTGCTCAATCACGTCAGCCAGGCCGGCCGGATCTTCCAGTTCAAGTCGCGCTGCGTTTTCAATTACGGCCGCGTCACGCTGATGGTCAACAACATGCCGCTCGACGATGCCGACCGTTGCGGTCGCATCCGCGACAACGGCGCGCTGCTCGCCGAAGGCGCCGATGCGCGGCTCAAGGCGATCGAGGCCGAGCTGTCGGCGCAGCGCCGGCGCAGCGGCATCGAGGCTGCGCTGCCGCGCGTGCATGCCACGCTGGATGCGGTGCAGGGGAATTACCGGCGTAATTGCTACGAGCTGACCCAGGTCATGATCGAGTTCCAGGAGGCGCTGATGAAGTCCTACGTGCACCTTGGCCTGACCGAGGGGCAGGAAGAGCAGATGACGGCGATGGCCGGCGACTTCATGCAGCGCATGGTCGGCACGCAGGATGCGAGCCTGGTCATTGTCGGCCAGCTCGAGGAACTGGCACACAGCCTGGAAGGACTGGTCAAAGCCTGA
- a CDS encoding TPM domain-containing protein, whose translation MQALRRGLFGLFLCLCASLLWAAPAADGLVPLPALTARVTDLTGTLAAAQKAALEEKLAAFEAQKGAQVVVVLLPTTQPETIEQFGIRLLEAWKIGRKGVDDGVLLIVARDDRKLRIEVGYGLEGALNDATAKRIIAETITPLFKAGDLPGGVAAGVDAILKVVGGEELPAPSGLAGGGTVDLGNIPEFVFFGVLIGVVLGGTLLRHLLGNLLGCGVVGAVTGGIGWLVLGGLGGIIGGALAGIFLAVFGLDLVLSGILSGGRGGGGGFGGGGFSGGGGSGGGGGASGSW comes from the coding sequence ATGCAAGCCTTGCGGCGCGGCCTGTTCGGCCTCTTTCTCTGCCTCTGCGCCAGCCTGTTGTGGGCGGCGCCGGCGGCGGACGGACTGGTGCCGCTCCCGGCGCTGACGGCGCGTGTCACCGATCTGACCGGTACGCTGGCTGCCGCGCAGAAGGCGGCGCTGGAAGAAAAGCTCGCGGCCTTCGAAGCGCAGAAGGGCGCCCAGGTCGTCGTCGTGCTGCTGCCGACGACGCAACCGGAGACGATAGAGCAGTTCGGCATCCGCCTGCTCGAAGCCTGGAAAATCGGGCGCAAGGGCGTGGACGACGGTGTTCTGCTGATCGTTGCCAGGGATGACCGCAAGCTGCGCATCGAGGTCGGCTACGGTCTGGAAGGCGCGCTCAACGACGCGACGGCGAAGCGCATCATCGCCGAAACGATCACGCCCTTGTTCAAGGCCGGCGACCTGCCGGGCGGTGTGGCGGCCGGCGTCGATGCCATCCTCAAGGTGGTCGGGGGCGAGGAACTGCCGGCGCCTTCCGGTCTGGCTGGCGGCGGTACGGTCGACCTCGGAAATATCCCGGAATTCGTCTTTTTCGGCGTACTGATCGGCGTCGTGCTCGGCGGCACCCTGCTGCGTCACCTGCTCGGCAATCTGCTTGGCTGCGGCGTCGTCGGCGCGGTCACCGGCGGCATCGGCTGGCTGGTGCTCGGCGGTCTGGGCGGCATCATCGGCGGCGCGCTGGCCGGCATCTTTCTCGCCGTGTTCGGGCTGGATCTCGTGCTGAGCGGCATCCTCAGCGGTGGACGCGGCGGCGGAGGCGGTTTTGGTGGTGGCGGCTTTTCCGGTGGCGGTGGTTCAGGCGGGGGCGGTGGTGCCTCGGGGAGCTGGTAA
- the purM gene encoding phosphoribosylformylglycinamidine cyclo-ligase, translated as MTQTTSLSYRDAGVDIDAGDALVERIKPLAKKTLREGVLGGIGGFGALFEVPKRYKEPVLVSGTDGVGTKLRLAFDLNRHDTVGQDLVAMSVNDILVLGAESLFFLDYFACGKLDVDTAAAVVGGIAKGCELAGCALIGGETAEMPGMYPAGEYDLAGFAVGVVEKSKAIDGKDIAPGDVVLGLASSGAHSNGYSLVRKIIERSNPDMNAKFDGERTLADVVMAPTRIYVKQVLATMEKVAIKGMAHITGGGLLENVPRVLPENVVAELSKAAWPRPKLFDWMQAEGNVAENEMHRVFNCGIGLVIVVAAADADAAIAELKAQGEAVYNIGKIRARQGDEAQTLVV; from the coding sequence ATGACCCAGACTACTTCCCTCTCCTACCGTGATGCCGGCGTCGATATCGATGCCGGTGACGCTCTCGTCGAACGTATCAAGCCGCTCGCCAAGAAGACCCTGCGCGAAGGCGTGCTCGGCGGCATCGGCGGCTTCGGCGCGCTGTTCGAAGTGCCCAAGCGCTACAAGGAGCCGGTCCTGGTGTCCGGTACCGACGGCGTCGGCACCAAGCTGCGCCTGGCCTTCGACCTGAACCGCCACGATACGGTCGGTCAGGATCTGGTCGCGATGAGCGTCAATGACATCCTGGTGCTCGGCGCCGAGTCGCTGTTCTTCCTCGACTACTTCGCCTGCGGCAAGCTCGATGTCGATACCGCCGCGGCCGTCGTCGGCGGCATCGCCAAGGGTTGCGAACTGGCCGGCTGCGCGCTGATCGGTGGCGAAACTGCCGAAATGCCGGGCATGTACCCGGCCGGCGAATACGACCTGGCCGGTTTCGCGGTCGGCGTTGTCGAAAAGTCCAAGGCCATCGACGGCAAGGACATCGCCCCGGGCGACGTCGTGCTCGGCCTGGCGTCCTCCGGCGCCCACTCCAACGGCTACTCGCTGGTGCGCAAGATCATCGAGCGTTCGAACCCGGACATGAACGCCAAGTTCGACGGTGAGCGCACTCTGGCCGACGTCGTCATGGCGCCGACCCGCATCTACGTCAAGCAGGTGCTGGCGACCATGGAAAAGGTTGCGATCAAGGGCATGGCCCACATCACCGGCGGCGGCCTGCTCGAAAACGTGCCGCGCGTCCTGCCGGAAAATGTTGTCGCCGAACTGAGCAAGGCCGCCTGGCCGCGTCCCAAGCTGTTCGACTGGATGCAGGCCGAAGGCAATGTCGCCGAGAACGAAATGCACCGCGTCTTCAACTGCGGTATCGGCCTGGTCATCGTCGTGGCGGCCGCCGATGCGGATGCCGCCATCGCCGAACTCAAGGCGCAGGGCGAAGCCGTCTATAACATCGGCAAGATCAGGGCTCGTCAGGGTGACGAAGCGCAGACCCTCGTGGTCTGA
- the miaA gene encoding tRNA (adenosine(37)-N6)-dimethylallyltransferase MiaA, with amino-acid sequence MNSPRLPPAILIMGPTASGKTAAAMALTERFPVELISVDSAQVFRDMDVGTAKPDKATLARYPHRLIDIISPEESYSTARFRQDALAAMAEITAAGKVPVLVGGTMLYFRSLLQGLAELPQADAALRAGIDAEAAKHGWPAIHAKLAVLDPSTAGRLHPGDSQRLQRALEVCLLSGRPMSELLAESEQQKPPYDFLQIALLPSERAVLHKRIERRFDEMLLAGLDEEVHQLRQKYQLSLELPSMRCVGYRQAWEVQDGLLPARELRERGIFATRQLAKRQITWLGNSFAAEGFDCLDPALSERIAARVGAFLRL; translated from the coding sequence ATGAATTCACCCCGCCTGCCTCCCGCCATCCTGATCATGGGCCCGACCGCCTCGGGCAAGACGGCTGCCGCCATGGCGCTGACCGAGCGTTTCCCGGTCGAGCTGATCAGCGTCGATTCGGCGCAGGTCTTCCGCGACATGGATGTCGGTACCGCCAAGCCGGACAAGGCAACGCTGGCGCGCTACCCGCACCGCCTGATCGACATCATCTCGCCGGAAGAAAGCTACTCGACGGCGCGTTTCCGCCAGGATGCGCTCGCCGCGATGGCCGAGATCACGGCCGCCGGCAAGGTGCCGGTGCTGGTCGGCGGCACCATGCTCTACTTCCGCTCGCTGCTCCAGGGGCTGGCCGAACTGCCGCAGGCCGATGCCGCACTGCGTGCCGGAATCGATGCTGAAGCCGCCAAACATGGCTGGCCGGCGATACATGCCAAATTGGCCGTTCTCGACCCGTCGACCGCTGGCCGCCTGCATCCGGGCGACAGCCAGCGCCTGCAGCGGGCGCTTGAAGTCTGTCTGCTCAGCGGCCGGCCGATGTCCGAACTGCTCGCCGAGAGCGAACAGCAGAAGCCGCCCTACGACTTTCTCCAGATCGCGCTGCTGCCCTCCGAGCGCGCCGTGCTGCACAAGCGCATCGAACGCCGCTTCGACGAAATGCTGCTCGCCGGGCTGGACGAGGAGGTCCACCAGCTGCGGCAAAAATACCAATTGAGTCTTGAGCTGCCATCGATGCGCTGCGTCGGCTATCGCCAGGCCTGGGAAGTGCAGGATGGCCTGCTGCCGGCCAGGGAGCTGCGCGAGCGCGGCATCTTCGCCACCCGCCAGCTCGCCAAGCGGCAGATCACCTGGCTCGGCAACTCCTTTGCCGCGGAAGGCTTCGATTGTCTCGATCCGGCGCTGAGCGAGCGGATCGCCGCCCGCGTCGGAGCATTCCTCAGGCTTTGA
- a CDS encoding cobalamin-dependent protein (Presence of a B(12) (cobalamin)-binding domain implies dependence on cobalamin itself, in one of its several forms, or in some unusual lineages, dependence on a cobalamin-like analog.) — MSAIIPKILLLNPPHTAIGSRIPDDHLPPFGLLAIGGPLFDAGFAVEVLDADDEPLAPDEIVRRIVAAAPRIVMLGHAGSSTAHPICVALAVRIKAALPAVTIVYGGVFPTCHWREILAECPAIDVIVRSEGERTAVLVARAIVTHGLFATVPGCAYRDGAQLRATRQAKPVADLDACRVGWCAAG; from the coding sequence ATGTCTGCCATCATCCCCAAGATTCTCCTGCTCAACCCGCCGCACACCGCCATCGGTAGCCGCATTCCCGACGATCACCTGCCGCCGTTTGGGCTGCTCGCCATCGGTGGACCGCTGTTCGATGCCGGTTTTGCCGTCGAAGTGCTCGATGCCGATGACGAGCCGCTGGCGCCGGATGAAATCGTCCGGCGCATCGTCGCCGCGGCGCCGCGCATCGTCATGCTCGGTCATGCCGGTTCGTCGACGGCGCATCCGATCTGCGTCGCCCTGGCCGTGCGGATCAAGGCAGCGCTGCCGGCGGTGACGATCGTCTATGGCGGTGTTTTCCCGACCTGTCACTGGCGGGAAATCCTTGCCGAATGCCCGGCCATCGATGTCATCGTGCGCAGCGAGGGCGAACGGACAGCGGTGCTCGTGGCGCGCGCCATTGTCACGCACGGCCTGTTCGCCACCGTGCCCGGTTGCGCCTACCGGGACGGTGCGCAGCTGCGGGCAACGCGGCAAGCCAAACCGGTCGCCGATCTCGATGCCTGCCGCGTCGGCTGGTGTGCGGCTGGCTGA